In Silene latifolia isolate original U9 population chromosome X, ASM4854445v1, whole genome shotgun sequence, the following proteins share a genomic window:
- the LOC141619498 gene encoding uncharacterized protein LOC141619498, translating to MEYLSRLLEKVTDLKEFSYHPLCKKLKMTHLIFADYLLLFCKGDIKSVTILMEVFKVFSATTGLHISEEKSYIYLNGITCDVVDSILRVTGFKRGTLPFKYLGVSISHKKLTRTYCAILVDKMVARIRGWNKRKISYSGRLVLVKAVLSTIHTYWSQLFVLPAGVMDRIQALCRNFSWEGGDSYSKAPLVAWNVLCKGKEYGGLGLVDSRLWNLAAIGKLVCSWAWRKVCAVKDSFKEALADGLWQSSHDAYTIAKGYQWLCRSNEQKVSWRIMVWNRYNYPKHMFIAWLIQKGRLLTLDRLAKMGICLAGACFLCGVSPETHQHLFSECVYTKKCFSILKSWLEIDNQGLGTGEIILRNRKLPLLIRLLKCAVVMALYYHIWMACNSCRLDFYIPRPEQMIDGIREGLKLRLNMVFEGQMQQQLVVWCRMKRLV from the exons ATGGAGTACTTGTCTAGACTTCTTGAGAAAGTAACTGATCTCAAAGAATTCTCTTATCATCCTTTGTGTAAAAAGTTGAAGATGACCCATTTAATATTTGCTGATTACCTCCTGCTCTTTTGCAAGGGTGACATTAAATCTGTAACCATTCTTATGGAGGTGTTCAAGGTTTTCTCAGCTACTACTGGATTGCATATTAGTGAGGAGAAGTCATATATCTATCTGAATGGGATAACTTGTGATGTTGTTGATTCTATTCTTAGAGTGACAGGTTTTAAAAGAGGCACTCTTCCTTTTAAATACTTAGGGGTTAGTATTTCTCATAAAAAACTTACTAGGACTTATTGTGCTATCCTGGTGGATAAAATGGTGGCTAGGATTAGAGGTTGGAATAAGAGGAAAATTTCTTATTCTGGTAGATTGGTCCTAGTCAAAGCTGTTCTTTCCACTATACATACTTATTGGTCCCAACTGTTTGTGCTCCCAGCTGGAGTTATGGATAGAATACAAGCACTTTGTAGGAATTTCTCATGGGAAGGGGGTGACTCCTATTCCAAAGCACCTTTAGTTGCCTGGAACGTTTTGTGTAAAGGTAAAGAGTATGGTGGCTTGGGGCTTGTTGACAGTAGACTATGGAATCTGGCAGCCATAGGGAAATTGGTATG TTCTTGGGCTTGGAGGAAAGTGTGTGCTGTGAAGGATTCTTTTAAAGAGGCCCTTGCAGATGGTTTATGGCAAAGTTCCCATGATGCATATACAATTGCAAAGGGTTATCAATGGCTTTGCAGAAGTAATGAGCAGAAAGTTAGTTGGAGGATAATGGTATGGAATAGATACAATTATCCAAAGCATATGTTTATCGCCTGGTTGATTCAAAAGGGCAGGTTATTAACACTTGACAGACTGGCAAAAATGGGTATCTGTTTGGCTGGAGCCTGCTTTCTGTGTGGTGTGTCCCCTGAGACCCATCAGCACCTTTTTTCAGAATGTGTATATACAAAGAAGTGTTTTTCTATTCTCAAAAGCTGGTTGGAAATTGATAATCAAGGACTCGGCACTGGTGAAATCATTCTCAGAAACAGGAAGCTTCCTTTATTGATTCGTCTTCTAAAGTGTGCTGTGGTAATGGCACTTTACTATCATATCTGGATGGCTTGTAATTCCTGTAGATTGGATTTCTATATTCCTCGGCCTGAGCAGATGATAGATGGCATTAGAGAGGGCCTGAAATTGAGGCTTAATATGGTTTTTGAAGGCCAAATGCAGCAGCAACTTGTAGTCTGGTGTAGAATGAAGCGGCTAGTATAG